A DNA window from Candidatus Neomarinimicrobiota bacterium contains the following coding sequences:
- the pilM gene encoding pilus assembly protein PilM, which translates to MSKQKKIKIGIDIGNNSIKLACYYVKKKNRNQSQLLKYDFLEEDVVKDIREVNETHIMNGIKSLLSETPYRRADINVGLSSSYQNLFFLQLPQIASHEIKQALFWELAPLLADPADQYDFDYALLPQNQKKKINILLAVIKKNRIEWLQKVFKSLSTSLKLLETSTLPTVDLFYRSNPKMSETIGILQLGGNSSHYTIVDPAQHPEFLYLPFGGNTLNRTISKVAGIPFVEVEYLRRGVLELSSNGDPITTLYMQNPKIENQLKELALTIRKLNFRHFYNTGQKTEKLYVTGGLLNDSFIRSFITLSEDIMEIPAEIWDPIPEHFPDMEITTSNAYQFSTAIGLALR; encoded by the coding sequence ATGAGTAAACAAAAAAAAATCAAGATTGGTATCGATATTGGTAACAACTCCATTAAGCTGGCCTGCTACTATGTAAAAAAGAAAAACCGGAACCAATCACAATTACTTAAGTATGACTTTTTGGAAGAAGATGTGGTAAAGGATATTCGTGAGGTTAATGAAACTCACATCATGAACGGCATCAAAAGCCTGCTCTCGGAAACACCTTACCGACGAGCTGACATAAACGTTGGCTTGAGTTCGTCCTATCAGAATCTATTTTTTCTACAACTCCCCCAGATCGCTTCCCATGAGATAAAACAAGCCCTTTTTTGGGAGCTTGCTCCACTATTAGCAGACCCGGCTGATCAATATGATTTTGACTATGCGCTGCTTCCCCAGAATCAAAAGAAGAAGATCAATATTCTCCTGGCTGTCATAAAGAAGAACCGAATCGAATGGCTGCAGAAGGTATTCAAATCGCTTTCAACCAGTTTGAAGCTCCTGGAGACCAGCACACTTCCTACCGTTGACCTGTTTTATCGTTCGAATCCTAAGATGTCAGAGACCATTGGTATTTTACAGCTTGGTGGTAACAGCTCTCACTATACTATTGTTGACCCGGCTCAACATCCGGAATTCTTGTATCTCCCCTTTGGAGGAAACACCTTAAATCGCACCATCTCAAAAGTTGCAGGTATTCCGTTTGTTGAAGTGGAATATCTTCGACGGGGCGTACTTGAGTTAAGCTCGAATGGGGATCCCATCACCACTCTTTATATGCAAAACCCGAAAATTGAAAATCAACTTAAAGAACTTGCATTGACTATCCGAAAACTGAATTTCCGCCATTTTTACAACACTGGACAAAAAACTGAAAAACTGTATGTCACCGGTGGTCTGCTCAATGATTCATTTATCCGTTCCTTTATAACACTTTCCGAAGATATTATGGAAATTCCAGCCGAGATATGGGATCCTATCCCAGAACATTTTCCGGATATGGAGATCACCACCTCAAACGCCTATCAGTTTTCAACTGCTATTGGATTAGCCCTGAGGTAA